One segment of Amycolatopsis alba DSM 44262 DNA contains the following:
- a CDS encoding DeoR/GlpR family DNA-binding transcription regulator, with protein MYAEERQRAILKQARQNGRVDVATLAAAFEITSETVRRDLTALERGGMVRRVHGGAIPVERLGAEPGLDARDAVMTAEKDRIAVAALAQVPAEGAILLDAGTTVGRLANLIPADRELTVVTPSLPNALVLANRPGITVMLVGGRLRGHTLASVDSWALNALKDTYVDLAFIGTNGLSVERGLTTPDTAEAMVKRAAISSARRTVVLADHTKICNDHFARFGELEDVDTLITDTGVDPQTADEITRTGVKVIAV; from the coding sequence TTGTACGCCGAGGAGCGGCAGCGTGCCATTCTCAAGCAGGCCCGGCAGAACGGCCGTGTCGACGTGGCGACGCTGGCGGCCGCCTTCGAGATCACCAGCGAGACCGTCCGCCGTGACCTGACGGCGCTGGAGCGCGGTGGCATGGTGCGGCGGGTGCACGGCGGCGCGATCCCGGTGGAACGGCTGGGCGCCGAGCCGGGACTCGACGCCCGCGACGCGGTGATGACCGCGGAAAAGGACCGGATAGCCGTCGCCGCGCTGGCGCAGGTCCCCGCCGAGGGTGCGATCCTGCTGGACGCGGGCACCACGGTGGGACGGCTGGCGAATCTCATCCCCGCAGACCGCGAACTGACCGTGGTCACCCCTTCGCTGCCGAACGCGCTCGTGCTCGCCAACCGGCCCGGCATCACGGTGATGCTGGTCGGCGGACGGCTTCGCGGGCACACGCTGGCGTCGGTCGACAGCTGGGCGCTCAACGCACTCAAGGACACCTACGTCGACCTGGCGTTCATCGGCACCAATGGGCTTTCCGTCGAGCGGGGGCTCACTACACCGGACACCGCCGAGGCGATGGTGAAACGCGCGGCCATCTCCTCCGCGCGGAGGACGGTGGTGCTGGCCGATCACACCAAGATCTGCAACGACCACTTCGCGCGCTTCGGCGAGCTCGAAGACGTCGACACCCTGATCACCGACACCGGCGTCGATCCGCAGACGGCCGACGAGATCACCCGGACCGGCGTCAAGGTGATCGCCGTTTGA
- a CDS encoding BTAD domain-containing putative transcriptional regulator: MTNGLRVELLGPPRAWLEDVELKLGPARQRAVFATLAARCGQAISLGELIADVWGGSAPASATGSVHTYVSGLRGAIRKAGGDAHEVLHSSGSSYVLRLDRDALDVRRFEQDALAARRLLARKDQRGAAARLTAALGLWSGEAYSGVPGPFAEAERVRLAELQLTATELRATALLGLGDHRELVAELTALVQQHPLRESLHETLMRALHASGRQTEALTAYRDARRVLRDELGVEPGAPLRDLHQRILDGTEKPVTGSKPVPVRIVPPPVAKAIERGGQGNLPGRTRQVERLNGFVTDVLAGRGRPVWLEGEPGIGKSELLIAGLAGAAARGCQLAWTAADELQQRFPLQVIMECLGVHHGAADPAKAKLAGELHAEPAHGDWGPADPILSTVDKLLALVDETCAAGPLVLVIDDLHWADEASVLLWQRLAAATRQLPLLLVAATRTGHGRRDLAQLRRGVEARDGEIMPVEVLTDDDVAAVFEVILAAKLGPSLRPLVRRAAGNPLYAREIAHDLVRTGSLRIKAGVAEVTLDGTENAPRSLLAAVGRTLETLDPATTEILRTASLLGAEFAVEDLAAIAGKSPLEVLQELEQATTAGVIEYAGDKLAFHHPFQRQALYGGIAEPVRAALHRRAAEALARTGAPIKRVAEQLAAGPVPFDPWLVEWLTANHIAVSNRAPHIAADLLRGALEGTVPTHEQRETLIAALVRVLFRLEQDPEAEAEQAVKTVGDKAGLAQMRHVLAALRYRRGDTPGAIAALADTADDPSMPELWRTSTRTLLANFRRGTLDDLDETERIARELHAEAVETGERYPAAHAQQTLWLVHSIRREHDRALTAVDAALETTGDEPDLATLRFDLLDNRLFTLQNLDRLDEADATLHAGYETAARHGLPTGPQVSAAVHYYWTGRWDEALAELDSVTEDGPAITFYGVREPGAAALLLHGVAALIAGHRDERVSVRAHLEAAEAHSPSNSSERESCDFYLAALAMAAEQRGELDEALRLVAPVLRPDYARMMLRHQWLPDVVRVALAAGNDAVAQEALAVCVEEASQETVPARATAAAARCRALIDGDPEGVLAAADHYREVRRPIELAAALEDAAELLGRAGYLEEATRSLTEACEVLGPVGATWSIRRAESRLRRHGVLSRAARGPRHAGALSPLELRVARLVAAKLSNPEIAAELSLPRRTVQSLVSRVLTKLHADSRLTVGDQLPRRLA; encoded by the coding sequence GTGACCAACGGGCTGCGCGTCGAGCTGCTCGGGCCGCCTCGTGCCTGGCTCGAGGACGTCGAGCTGAAGCTCGGGCCCGCCCGTCAGCGCGCGGTCTTCGCGACCCTGGCGGCACGCTGCGGCCAGGCCATCTCGCTCGGCGAACTGATCGCCGACGTCTGGGGCGGATCGGCGCCCGCCAGCGCCACCGGCAGTGTCCACACCTACGTCTCCGGCCTGCGCGGGGCGATCCGCAAGGCGGGCGGGGACGCGCACGAGGTGCTGCATTCGTCCGGATCGAGTTACGTGCTGCGCCTGGACCGCGACGCCCTCGACGTCCGCCGGTTCGAACAGGACGCCCTCGCGGCCCGGCGGCTGCTCGCTCGCAAGGATCAGCGTGGCGCGGCCGCCCGGCTCACCGCCGCGCTCGGCCTCTGGAGCGGCGAAGCGTACTCAGGCGTCCCCGGCCCGTTCGCCGAAGCCGAACGCGTCCGGCTCGCCGAACTCCAGCTGACCGCCACCGAACTGCGGGCGACCGCGCTGCTCGGCCTCGGTGACCATCGGGAACTGGTGGCCGAGCTGACCGCGCTGGTGCAGCAACACCCTTTGCGGGAGTCCCTGCACGAGACGCTCATGCGCGCCCTCCACGCCAGCGGGCGCCAGACCGAGGCACTGACCGCCTACCGCGACGCCAGGCGGGTGCTCCGGGACGAACTCGGCGTCGAACCCGGCGCCCCGCTGCGGGATCTGCACCAGCGCATCCTGGACGGCACCGAAAAACCTGTCACCGGATCGAAACCGGTACCGGTGCGGATCGTGCCGCCGCCGGTGGCCAAGGCGATCGAACGCGGCGGCCAGGGGAACCTGCCCGGCCGGACCCGGCAGGTCGAACGGCTGAACGGCTTCGTCACCGACGTGCTCGCCGGCCGCGGCCGCCCGGTCTGGCTCGAAGGCGAACCGGGTATCGGCAAATCGGAACTGCTGATCGCCGGACTGGCAGGCGCCGCCGCGCGGGGCTGCCAGCTCGCCTGGACCGCCGCCGACGAGCTCCAGCAACGATTCCCGCTTCAGGTGATCATGGAATGCCTCGGGGTGCACCACGGCGCGGCGGATCCGGCCAAGGCGAAGCTGGCGGGCGAGCTGCACGCCGAGCCCGCGCACGGCGACTGGGGCCCCGCCGACCCGATCCTGTCCACTGTGGACAAACTGCTGGCGCTGGTCGACGAGACCTGCGCGGCGGGCCCGCTGGTACTGGTGATCGACGACCTCCACTGGGCCGACGAGGCCAGTGTGCTGCTGTGGCAGCGCCTCGCCGCCGCCACCCGCCAGCTGCCGCTGCTGCTGGTCGCCGCCACCCGCACCGGGCACGGCCGCCGTGACCTGGCCCAGCTTCGGCGCGGGGTCGAGGCGCGGGACGGCGAGATCATGCCGGTCGAGGTGCTGACCGACGACGACGTCGCCGCCGTGTTCGAGGTGATCCTCGCCGCGAAACTGGGGCCGAGCCTGCGCCCGCTGGTCCGGCGGGCGGCCGGAAACCCGCTCTACGCCAGGGAAATCGCACACGACCTGGTCCGGACCGGCTCGCTGCGGATCAAGGCGGGCGTGGCCGAGGTGACACTGGACGGCACCGAGAACGCGCCGCGATCGCTGCTGGCGGCGGTGGGCCGCACCTTGGAGACCCTCGACCCGGCCACGACCGAGATCCTGCGCACCGCGTCGCTGCTGGGCGCGGAGTTCGCCGTCGAGGACCTCGCCGCGATCGCGGGCAAGAGCCCGCTGGAAGTCCTGCAGGAACTGGAGCAGGCCACCACCGCGGGCGTGATCGAATACGCCGGCGACAAACTCGCCTTCCACCACCCGTTCCAGCGGCAGGCGCTGTACGGCGGCATCGCCGAACCGGTCCGCGCCGCGCTGCACCGGCGCGCCGCCGAGGCGCTCGCGCGCACCGGCGCGCCGATCAAACGGGTCGCCGAGCAACTGGCGGCCGGACCGGTGCCGTTCGACCCGTGGCTGGTCGAGTGGCTCACCGCCAACCACATCGCGGTGTCCAACCGCGCCCCGCATATCGCGGCCGACCTCCTGCGCGGCGCGCTCGAGGGCACCGTGCCCACCCACGAGCAGCGGGAGACCCTGATCGCCGCGCTGGTGCGCGTCCTGTTCCGGCTCGAACAGGATCCCGAGGCCGAGGCCGAACAGGCGGTGAAGACGGTCGGCGACAAGGCGGGGCTGGCGCAGATGCGGCATGTCCTCGCCGCCCTGCGCTACCGGCGGGGCGACACGCCCGGCGCGATCGCGGCGCTCGCCGACACCGCGGACGATCCGTCGATGCCGGAACTGTGGCGCACCAGCACCCGGACCCTGCTCGCCAACTTCCGGCGCGGCACCCTGGACGACCTCGACGAGACCGAACGGATCGCCCGCGAGCTGCACGCCGAAGCCGTCGAGACGGGCGAGCGCTATCCCGCCGCGCACGCGCAGCAGACGCTGTGGCTCGTGCACTCGATCCGCCGCGAGCACGACCGGGCGCTGACCGCGGTCGACGCCGCGCTCGAGACCACCGGCGACGAGCCCGACCTCGCGACGCTCCGCTTCGACCTGCTCGACAACCGCCTCTTCACGCTGCAGAACCTCGACCGGCTCGACGAGGCCGACGCCACGCTGCACGCCGGGTACGAGACGGCCGCGCGGCACGGCCTGCCGACCGGTCCGCAGGTCTCGGCGGCGGTGCACTACTACTGGACCGGCCGCTGGGACGAGGCGCTGGCCGAACTGGACTCGGTCACCGAGGACGGTCCGGCGATCACCTTCTACGGCGTCCGCGAGCCCGGCGCCGCCGCCCTGCTGCTGCACGGGGTCGCCGCGCTCATCGCGGGCCACCGGGACGAACGCGTCTCCGTCCGGGCGCATCTGGAGGCGGCCGAGGCGCATTCGCCGTCGAACTCGTCCGAACGCGAGAGCTGCGACTTCTACCTGGCGGCCCTGGCGATGGCCGCGGAACAGCGCGGCGAGCTCGACGAAGCGCTGCGGCTGGTCGCTCCGGTGCTGCGCCCCGACTACGCCCGGATGATGCTGCGCCACCAATGGCTTCCCGACGTCGTCCGCGTCGCGCTCGCGGCGGGGAACGACGCCGTCGCGCAGGAAGCGCTCGCCGTCTGCGTCGAGGAGGCGAGCCAGGAAACCGTGCCCGCCAGGGCCACCGCGGCCGCCGCCCGGTGCCGGGCGCTGATCGACGGCGATCCCGAAGGCGTGCTGGCCGCGGCCGATCACTACCGCGAGGTCCGCCGCCCGATCGAACTCGCCGCCGCGCTGGAGGACGCCGCCGAACTGCTCGGCCGCGCCGGTTACCTCGAAGAGGCCACCCGGTCGCTCACCGAGGCGTGCGAAGTGCTCGGTCCGGTCGGCGCCACCTGGAGCATCCGGCGGGCGGAAAGCAGGCTGCGCCGCCATGGCGTGCTGAGCCGTGCCGCGCGGGGTCCCCGGCACGCCGGGGCGTTGTCGCCGCTGGAACTGCGGGTCGCGAGGCTGGTGGCGGCGAAACTGTCGAACCCGGAGATCGCCGCGGAGCTGAGCCTGCCGAGGAGGACGGTGCAGTCGCTGGTGTCACGGGTGCTGACCAAACTGCACGCCGATTCCCGGCTGACCGTCGGCGATCAGCTGCCGAGACGGCTCGCGTGA
- a CDS encoding carbohydrate ABC transporter permease, with the protein MRRRGERLAGYLMTAPFYVLFGVFGLFPLLYTAWVALHHWHLVNGDTGFAGLGNFAVLLQDPHFYNALFNTVSIFVLSTVPQLLVALGLAALLDRPLRGRTLWRASVLLPNVVSVVAVALVFSQLFAEDYGVVNWALGLVGLDPVDWRSDRFASHVAVSAMVMWRWTGYNALLYLAAMQSVPQERYDAAMLDGASRWRTFRSITVPAIRPTIAFTVVVSTIGGLQLFAEPQLFDDSGTAGTGGADRQFQTLAMYLYEKGFGEFDAGYAAAIAWLLFLLSAGFALVNFSLVRRIRGGE; encoded by the coding sequence TTGAGGCGAAGAGGCGAGCGGCTCGCCGGATACCTGATGACAGCGCCGTTCTACGTTCTGTTCGGCGTTTTCGGTCTCTTCCCGCTGCTCTACACCGCGTGGGTGGCCCTGCACCATTGGCATCTGGTCAACGGTGACACCGGGTTCGCCGGGCTCGGCAACTTCGCCGTCCTGCTCCAGGACCCGCATTTCTACAACGCGCTCTTCAACACGGTCAGCATTTTCGTCCTTTCGACCGTGCCCCAGCTGCTGGTCGCGCTCGGGCTCGCCGCGCTGCTCGACCGTCCGCTGCGAGGGCGGACCTTGTGGCGGGCCAGTGTGCTGTTGCCCAACGTCGTCTCGGTGGTCGCGGTGGCGCTGGTGTTCAGCCAGCTCTTCGCCGAGGACTACGGCGTCGTCAACTGGGCGCTGGGCCTGGTGGGGCTCGACCCGGTGGACTGGCGGTCGGACCGGTTCGCCTCCCACGTCGCGGTGAGCGCGATGGTGATGTGGCGCTGGACCGGCTACAACGCGCTGCTCTACCTCGCGGCCATGCAGTCCGTGCCGCAGGAACGCTACGACGCCGCGATGCTCGACGGCGCCTCCCGCTGGCGGACCTTCCGGTCGATCACCGTGCCCGCGATCCGGCCGACCATCGCCTTCACCGTCGTCGTCTCGACCATCGGCGGGCTGCAACTGTTCGCCGAGCCGCAGCTGTTCGACGACTCCGGCACCGCCGGCACCGGGGGCGCCGACCGGCAGTTCCAGACGCTGGCCATGTACCTGTACGAGAAGGGGTTCGGCGAGTTCGACGCCGGATACGCGGCGGCCATCGCGTGGCTGCTCTTCCTGCTCTCGGCCGGATTCGCGCTGGTCAACTTCTCGCTCGTGCGCCGGATCCGGGGCGGTGAGTGA
- a CDS encoding carbohydrate ABC transporter permease, translated as MAGRERAGFVVYGLLLAVGIASIFPLYWSFVVSSKDNSALGETTPPLLPGGNLAENVGRVFDTVDFWLAMQNSLIVAGTVTVSNVLLSSMAGFAFARLRFPGRDSLFLVVIGTAMVPAQLGVIPLYLVVGELGWYGRLEAVIVPGLVGAFSVFWMRQACEEAIPGELLDAGRVDGCSPARLFWNIALPAIRPQAAVLAMLTFMTAWNDFFWPLIVLDPNAHPTVQVALSRLASGYFTDYSLMLTAATIGVLPVIVLFILLARKVVDGVMRGALRG; from the coding sequence GTGGCGGGCAGGGAACGGGCCGGATTCGTCGTCTACGGGCTGCTGCTCGCCGTCGGCATCGCGTCGATCTTCCCGTTGTACTGGTCGTTCGTGGTGTCCTCCAAGGACAATTCCGCGCTCGGTGAGACCACCCCGCCGCTGTTGCCCGGCGGCAACCTGGCCGAGAACGTGGGCAGGGTCTTCGACACCGTCGACTTCTGGCTGGCGATGCAGAACTCGCTGATCGTCGCCGGCACGGTGACCGTGTCGAACGTGCTGCTCTCCAGCATGGCCGGATTCGCCTTCGCGCGCCTGCGTTTCCCCGGCCGGGACTCGCTGTTCCTGGTCGTCATCGGCACCGCCATGGTGCCCGCCCAGCTCGGGGTCATCCCGCTCTACCTGGTGGTCGGCGAACTCGGCTGGTACGGACGGCTGGAGGCGGTGATCGTGCCGGGACTGGTCGGCGCGTTCAGCGTGTTCTGGATGCGGCAGGCGTGCGAGGAGGCGATCCCCGGCGAACTGCTCGACGCCGGGCGTGTCGACGGCTGCTCGCCCGCCCGGCTGTTCTGGAACATCGCCCTGCCCGCCATCCGCCCCCAGGCCGCCGTGCTCGCGATGCTGACGTTCATGACCGCGTGGAACGACTTCTTCTGGCCGTTGATCGTGCTCGACCCCAACGCGCACCCGACCGTCCAGGTGGCACTGTCACGGCTGGCCAGCGGCTACTTCACCGACTACTCGCTGATGCTCACCGCGGCCACGATCGGGGTGCTGCCGGTCATCGTGCTGTTCATCCTGCTGGCCAGGAAGGTGGTCGACGGCGTCATGCGCGGCGCGCTACGGGGCTGA
- a CDS encoding extracellular solute-binding protein, whose product MTRMLAGLTALALLLTGCSSEPEAGGPIKLTVATFGEFGYEKLFDDYEKAHPGITVEGRVADFETHHRQLATGLGAGRGGADVVAIEEQYLPKFRQSTDKFSDLSEFGAQGLKENWPGWKWDQGTADDGKFVMGLGTDMGSLALCYRRDLFANAGLPTDRDQVAALWPTWDKFAETGEKFSSRSPEVKFADSAGTVYTAMLNQAQENYFAKDDTFIADRNPNVRKAFDLAGGMALKKETAAVTTFTQPWTVAIKQSRFAAITCPAWMLTQIQEAGGPELAGKWDVTSVPGGAGNWGGSFLTVPKQGAHRKAAYDLAVWLTAPEQQKRIFLESGLLPSALGAYQDPAVLSHTSDYFSGAPVGKIFAASAEALRPNYRGLRDGEVRPVYGHALGRVEEGKQSLDQAWSQAATEGRAAAAN is encoded by the coding sequence ATGACCCGCATGCTGGCCGGACTGACAGCTCTCGCGCTGCTGCTCACCGGCTGTTCGAGCGAGCCGGAAGCGGGCGGGCCGATCAAGCTCACCGTCGCGACCTTCGGCGAGTTCGGCTACGAGAAACTCTTCGACGACTACGAGAAGGCGCATCCGGGGATCACCGTCGAAGGCCGGGTCGCCGACTTCGAGACGCACCACCGGCAGCTCGCCACCGGCCTCGGCGCCGGACGCGGCGGCGCGGACGTGGTCGCGATCGAGGAGCAGTACCTCCCCAAGTTCCGCCAGTCCACGGACAAGTTCAGCGATCTGTCCGAGTTCGGCGCCCAGGGTCTGAAGGAGAACTGGCCGGGCTGGAAATGGGACCAGGGCACCGCGGACGACGGCAAGTTCGTGATGGGCCTCGGGACCGACATGGGCAGCCTCGCCCTCTGCTACCGCCGCGACCTGTTCGCGAACGCCGGCCTGCCGACCGACCGCGACCAGGTCGCCGCGCTGTGGCCGACCTGGGACAAGTTCGCCGAGACCGGGGAGAAGTTCAGCTCGCGGTCGCCGGAGGTCAAGTTCGCCGACTCCGCGGGCACCGTCTACACGGCGATGCTCAACCAGGCGCAGGAGAACTACTTCGCCAAGGACGACACGTTCATCGCGGACCGGAACCCGAACGTGCGCAAGGCTTTCGACCTCGCGGGCGGGATGGCGCTGAAGAAGGAGACGGCGGCCGTCACCACCTTCACCCAGCCTTGGACGGTGGCGATCAAGCAGAGCCGGTTCGCCGCCATCACCTGCCCCGCTTGGATGCTGACCCAGATCCAGGAGGCGGGCGGGCCGGAACTGGCGGGCAAATGGGACGTCACCTCGGTGCCGGGCGGGGCGGGCAACTGGGGCGGCTCGTTCCTGACCGTGCCGAAACAGGGCGCGCACCGCAAGGCGGCCTACGACCTCGCCGTCTGGCTGACCGCGCCCGAACAGCAGAAACGGATCTTCCTGGAAAGCGGCCTGCTGCCGAGCGCGCTGGGCGCCTACCAGGATCCCGCCGTGCTTTCCCACACCAGCGACTACTTCAGCGGCGCGCCGGTCGGCAAGATCTTCGCCGCGTCCGCCGAGGCCCTGCGGCCGAACTACCGCGGGCTGCGTGACGGCGAGGTGCGGCCCGTGTACGGGCACGCGCTCGGCCGTGTCGAAGAAGGAAAGCAATCGCTCGACCAGGCCTGGAGCCAGGCCGCGACCGAAGGCCGCGCCGCGGCCGCCAACTGA
- a CDS encoding HNH endonuclease signature motif containing protein, translating into MALLKEITASDALKEVNASLDTLGDKDALAAAAAATEGIARLEAVRFRALAQLSRHRDGAASVAQEVAFELSVVDGHAAGLVSTAQALTTRLPRTLGLLDQGQVGGYGAMKVATATAWLTDDDARTVDEVLEDRLPGRNSEQIRKAANHAAMMADRDGAGKRVERHRAGRRLSIRQGETGVASIEVEDGPAEKVAAAYTRIDREARALKTGEETRTLDQLRADVAFDLLLSGQGGKSERTEVFLYMDLNTYLGLNDHPAELAGHGHIPASLARHIAGGPDTVLRRIITDPLSGQVLDLGRDRYRPTAGLDEFVRVRDRECRRPGCHRIAQACDLDHSVPWQHGGHTADTELVDLCRRDHRLKDEPGWNYRLASDGTLTITTPTGKSYDSTPPPLHEPRTEPPF; encoded by the coding sequence GTGGCGCTCTTGAAGGAAATCACCGCATCCGATGCCTTGAAGGAGGTCAACGCTTCGCTGGACACCTTGGGAGACAAGGATGCCTTGGCTGCCGCCGCGGCAGCGACGGAAGGAATCGCCAGGCTGGAAGCAGTCCGGTTCCGTGCCCTGGCACAGCTGAGCCGTCATCGCGACGGTGCCGCCAGTGTGGCGCAGGAAGTCGCGTTCGAACTGTCCGTTGTGGATGGTCACGCGGCCGGATTGGTCTCCACCGCCCAGGCTCTCACCACTCGGCTGCCACGAACTTTGGGGTTGCTGGACCAGGGTCAGGTGGGTGGATACGGGGCGATGAAAGTCGCCACCGCCACCGCCTGGCTCACCGACGACGACGCCCGGACGGTGGACGAGGTGCTGGAAGACCGGTTACCGGGCAGGAACTCCGAACAGATCCGGAAAGCGGCGAACCACGCGGCGATGATGGCCGACCGCGACGGCGCCGGGAAACGCGTGGAGCGGCATCGCGCCGGACGCCGGCTGTCGATCCGGCAAGGCGAGACCGGAGTGGCCTCGATCGAAGTCGAAGACGGACCCGCCGAGAAAGTCGCCGCCGCCTACACCCGCATCGACCGCGAAGCACGCGCGCTCAAAACCGGCGAGGAGACCCGCACCCTCGACCAGCTCCGCGCCGATGTCGCCTTCGACCTCCTCCTCAGCGGACAGGGCGGGAAAAGCGAACGTACCGAGGTCTTCCTCTACATGGACCTCAACACCTATCTCGGGTTGAACGACCATCCCGCGGAACTGGCCGGACACGGGCACATCCCGGCGTCGCTGGCCCGGCACATCGCCGGCGGGCCGGACACCGTGCTGCGACGGATCATCACCGACCCGCTCTCCGGGCAAGTCCTGGACCTCGGCCGAGACCGCTACCGGCCGACCGCCGGTCTGGACGAGTTCGTCCGGGTGCGAGACCGCGAATGCCGAAGACCCGGCTGCCACCGCATCGCCCAGGCCTGCGACCTCGACCATTCCGTGCCATGGCAGCACGGCGGCCACACCGCCGACACCGAACTGGTCGACCTCTGCCGCCGCGACCACCGCCTGAAAGACGAACCCGGCTGGAACTACCGGCTGGCGTCCGACGGAACCCTCACCATCACCACACCCACCGGCAAGAGCTACGACAGCACACCACCGCCGCTGCACGAACCTCGAACCGAGCCACCCTTCTGA
- a CDS encoding GH1 family beta-glucosidase, producing the protein MTRSFPAGFRWGTATAAYQIEGSTTADGRGPSIWDTFTARPGQVLDGATGDPACDHYRRYREDVALLSGLGVPYYRFSVAWSRVMPDGRTIEPRGLAFYDRLVDTLLEHGITPMVTLYHWDLPEALQAEGGWPSRDLADLFADYTLTVHKALGDRVRQWTTINEPFCAAFIGYGNGDHAPGLRDEGAALVAGHNLLLAHGKAAQALRAGGGEQEVSIVLNFAPVLTDVDDAAHREAARKFDFLHNRFFLDPLLGRGYPPELLADLAHLGTLEAAIADGDLEIVAQPLDVLGVNYYAPARAIPLDDPEADSNCPLPGLRGMDVTPPRGDLTSLGWEQRPESFTDLLLWLHGHCPGLPLVIAENGAAFEDEVVDGRVRDAKRVRYFAEHLAAVHAAIERGADIRGYMAWSLLDNFEWAMGYTQRFGLVHVDFETQERVLKDSARFYADVVARNGL; encoded by the coding sequence GTGACACGCAGTTTTCCGGCCGGGTTCCGCTGGGGCACGGCCACGGCGGCGTACCAGATCGAGGGTTCGACGACGGCAGACGGGCGCGGACCGTCCATTTGGGACACCTTCACCGCGCGACCGGGCCAGGTGCTCGACGGCGCCACCGGCGACCCGGCCTGTGACCACTACCGCCGTTATCGCGAGGACGTCGCGCTGCTGAGCGGACTCGGCGTGCCGTACTACCGTTTCTCCGTCGCGTGGTCGCGGGTCATGCCCGACGGCCGCACGATCGAACCACGCGGGCTCGCCTTCTACGATCGCCTTGTCGACACGTTGCTGGAGCACGGGATCACCCCGATGGTCACGCTCTACCACTGGGATCTGCCGGAGGCGCTGCAGGCGGAGGGCGGCTGGCCCAGCCGCGATCTCGCGGACCTGTTCGCCGACTACACGCTGACCGTCCACAAAGCACTCGGCGACCGGGTCCGGCAATGGACGACGATCAACGAACCGTTCTGCGCCGCCTTCATCGGTTACGGCAACGGCGATCACGCGCCGGGCCTCCGTGACGAGGGCGCGGCGCTGGTCGCCGGGCACAACCTCCTGCTCGCGCACGGCAAGGCCGCGCAGGCGCTGCGCGCGGGCGGCGGTGAGCAGGAAGTGTCCATCGTGCTCAACTTCGCCCCGGTGCTGACCGATGTCGACGACGCCGCGCATCGCGAGGCCGCGCGCAAATTCGACTTCCTGCACAACAGGTTCTTCCTCGACCCACTGCTCGGCCGCGGCTATCCGCCCGAGCTGCTGGCGGATCTGGCGCATCTCGGCACGCTGGAAGCGGCGATCGCCGACGGCGACCTGGAGATCGTCGCGCAGCCGCTGGACGTCCTGGGCGTCAACTACTACGCGCCCGCCCGCGCCATCCCGCTCGACGACCCCGAAGCGGACAGCAACTGCCCGCTGCCCGGCCTGCGCGGGATGGACGTCACGCCGCCGCGCGGTGACCTGACCTCGCTCGGCTGGGAGCAGCGGCCGGAGTCGTTCACCGATCTGCTGCTGTGGCTGCACGGGCACTGCCCCGGCCTGCCGCTCGTGATCGCCGAGAACGGCGCCGCCTTCGAGGACGAGGTCGTCGACGGCCGGGTGCGCGACGCGAAACGCGTGCGGTACTTCGCCGAGCATCTCGCCGCCGTGCACGCCGCGATCGAACGCGGTGCCGACATCCGCGGCTACATGGCCTGGTCGCTGCTGGACAATTTCGAGTGGGCGATGGGGTACACGCAGCGGTTCGGTCTCGTGCACGTCGATTTCGAAACCCAGGAACGGGTACTCAAGGACAGCGCCCGGTTCTACGCGGACGTGGTGGCGCGAAACGGGCTTTAG